The following proteins are encoded in a genomic region of Arachis stenosperma cultivar V10309 chromosome 4, arast.V10309.gnm1.PFL2, whole genome shotgun sequence:
- the LOC130975107 gene encoding uncharacterized protein LOC130975107, producing the protein MKPQLITLIKNNCSFVGSPLEDPKQHISTFLRTCGVVNLEGVNHDTWKLSLFPFSLKDEAAQWLETMPQGSITSWDELVTKFLTKFTSSQQNIKMKEGIQPFIQGEEESLFKPGEKCKKANDKEDFRAFYIGLTPETRRAVDYVLDNLFKATAAGQGTTEFKNKRANNQHSPETPQNAISDEEIKNLEGMKAIMNQSKQLHQQTQQQLGSIARQIDFLHSTTVKAQFPPWKPHSYLRMRESHYHEQRDFKYNNPNFPTLQPHYTPHNQPSPQDFQRITNLEILVERMMTHQEVISKNNEESIGRIERQIKQLAKNITEVSEEMAKGKESLIQDELSKARSHLGGQGSKEKEAQNPS; encoded by the coding sequence ATGAAGCCGCAACTCATTACActaatcaagaacaattgctccTTTGTTGGAAGTCCATTGGAGGATCCTAAACAGCATATATCCACTTTTCTGAGAACTTGTGGTGTTGTCAATCTTGAAGGTGTAAATCATGACACCTGGAAGCTCTCGTTATTTCCCTTCTCACTAAAggatgaagctgcacaatggctCGAAACTATGCCCCAAGGCAGTATTACCAGTTGGGACGAAttggttaccaaatttctgaCCAAATTCACCTCATCCCAACAAAACATCAAGATGAAAGAGGGGATTCAGCCATTCATacaaggagaagaagaatcatTGTTCAAACCAGGGGAAAAATGCAAGAAAGCAAATGACAAAGAGGACTTCCGAGCGTTCTACATAGGattgaccccagaaacaagGAGAGCAGTGGATTACGTCCTAGATAACCTCTTCAAAGCAACAGCAGCTGGCCAAGGAACTACAGAGTTCAAGAACAAGAGAGCCAACAACCAACACTCACCTGAGACTCCACAGAATGCAATTTCAGATGAGGAGATAAAGAatcttgaaggaatgaaggcAATCATGAATCAAAGCAAACAGCTACATCAGCAAACTCAGCAACAATTGGGGTCAATAGCTAGACAAATTGACTTTCTCCATTCTACTACAGTGaaagcacaatttccaccatggaaacCACATTCATATCTAAGAATGAGGGAATCTCACTATCATGAACAAAGGGACTTCAAATACAACAATCCCAATTTCCCAACCTTGCAACCACACTACACACCCCACAACCAACCCAGTCCACAAGACtttcagaggatcactaatctggAAATCTTAGTAGAAAGAATGATGACACATCAAGAGGTGATAAGCAAGAACAATGAGGAATCAATCGGAAGAATTGAGAGGCAAATAAAACAATTGGCTAAGAATATCACAGAAGTGAGTGAAGAGATGGCCAAAGGAAAAGAATCCCTCATCCAGGATGAACTTTCTAAGGCAAGGTCTCACTTAGGAGGACAAGGGAGCAAGGAGAAGGAAGCACAGAATCCAAGCTAA
- the LOC130975108 gene encoding uncharacterized protein LOC130975108: MLNFDNQVAEERRLLQLNELEEFRIQAYENAKIYKEKTKKWHDQKLARREFVEGQKVLLYNSRLKFFPGKLKSRWSRPFTIIKASPYGHVELIEDKTQKTFTVNGHRLKHYLGDSLDEQRMNYTLN; the protein is encoded by the coding sequence ATGTTGAACTTTGATAATCAAGTTGCTGAGGAAAGAAGATTACTGCAACTCAATGAGTTAGAAGAATTCAGAATTCAAGCCTATGAAAATGCCAAGATTTACAAGGAGAAaacaaagaaatggcatgatcAAAAGCTAGCAAGAAGAGAGTTTGTAGAAGGTCAAAAAGTGCTATTGTACAACTCAAGGCTCAAGTTTTTCCCAGGGAAGCTAAAGTCAAGATGGTCTAGACCCTTCACAATCATCAAGGCTTCCCCTTATGGTCATGTGGAGCTTATAGAGGACAAAACACAGAAGACTTTCACTGTCAACGGCCACAGGCTTAAGCACTACTTGGGGGACTCATTGGATGAGCAAAGGATGAACTATACCCTCAACTAA